In the Phaseolus vulgaris cultivar G19833 chromosome 7, P. vulgaris v2.0, whole genome shotgun sequence genome, one interval contains:
- the LOC137828155 gene encoding uncharacterized protein has translation MGDHFELLVDRLLTESTLEAALESRNKSMLAASSAVNDAKIDLNLVKVGMDDIKFPGKLVECRICHDDDEDTNMETPCSCCGSLKFAHRRCIQRWCNEKGDTTCEICHQQFRPGYTAPPPLFQFGRIPMSFRGNWEISRRDLNSTHLVSMVPTDQNVTTSNYDQYSTSATGSLICCRSIAVIFMVLLILRHTLPLVISGNKDYSFPLFLLLLFRTVGVVLPIYFMVRAVTLIQRHRRQHREHLNGLASSSDDESEQADLQPQPHIIQVL, from the exons ATGGGGGATCACTTTGAGTTACTGGTGGATCGATTGCTTACTGAATCCACATTAGAAGCTGCACTTGAAAGCAGGAATAAGTCTATGTTGGCTGCATCCTCAGCAGTGAATGACGCCAAAATTGATCTCAATTTGGTGAAGGTGGGTATGGATGATATAAAATTTCCGGGGAAGCTGGTAGAATGCAGGATATGTCATGATGACGATGAAGATACCAATATGGAGACACCCTGCTCCTGTTGTGGTAGTTTGAAG TTCGCTCACCGTAGATGTATACAACGATGGTGTAATGAGAAGGGTGACACTACCTGTGAGATATGCCACCAG CAATTCAGGCCTGGTTATACTGCTCCTCCACCGCTATTTCAGTTTGGACGTATTCCAATGAGTTTCAG GGGGAATTGGGAGATTTCAAGAAGAGACTTGAACAGTACACATTTGGTTAGCATGGTCCCCACCGATCAAAACGTTACCACTTCTAACTATGATCAGTATTCAACCTCTGCTACAGGAAGTTTGATTTGCTGTCGTTCAATTGCTGTCATT TTCATGGTTCTTCTGATTTTAAGACACACACTCCCCCTTGTAATCAGTGGAAATAAGGACTATTCTTTCCCACTCTTTTTG CTGTTGTTATTTCGGACTGTGGGAGTTGTTCTTCCCATATACTTCATGGTTAGAGCAGTGACATTAATCCAACGGCATCGGAGACAGCATCGA GAGCATCTTAATGGCTTGGCCAGTTCATCTGACGATGAAAGCGAGCAAGCAGACTTGCAGCCTCAGCCTCATATCATACAAGTACTGTAA